In the Granulosicoccus antarcticus IMCC3135 genome, AAACAGCATATATCGGCCCCTGCTCCACGAATGCTGTTGCGATTGATTCAGCTTATGGCGACGCTGGAACAACAGAACCTCATGCACACCAGTCAGGCCCGGTTTTGCGAGATCGGCCCTGGACTGGGTGATGCCAGCAGCCTGGCACTGGATTGTTTCGACATTCAGGAAGCTCACCTGTATGAAGATGCGGCTGCAGCCCGATCGCTGCTCGAGAAGAGATTCACTGATCAGGAAAGAGTGCTCATTCTGGACTCATTCCGTGCAAAACCTGATTATTATAATCTTGTGATGTGCTTCGAAGTCATCGAACATATCGAGCACGACCAGACGTTTATCGATTCCATTTTCACCTCGATGCAAACTGATGGGCACTTTCTGGGCTCAGTACCCGCCTATATGAGCAAGTGGCAGGATGTGGATGAGCTCGCCGGGCACTTTCGGCGCTACGAACGGCAAGAGTTACAGGACAAGCTCGAAGCCGCCGGCTTCACCGACGTTCATCTCTACCCTTATGGGTTTCCACTAATCAACTTGCTCTATCCCTTGCGTAAACTCTATTACAGCGGCCTGCTGAGAAAGCGCCAGCAAACTGATATGGCCACGGCAACCGCAAAGAGCGGGATTTCACGTGGGTTGGCCAAATCCTTCAATACCTCATTTGTCTTGTGCATAGTCCGGTTTTTTTCCTTGTTCCAGTCAATACCCTATCTGTCGAGGCTTGGTGATGGATTTGTATTCACATGTCGAAAACCATAGAAAAGCGGCAGATACTGGTTGCAGGCACCTACACGCAATCGGATGCCTATCCAAATGTTCGGTATCGCATAAAGGCACTGAAGCAACACCCTGCTCTTGAAATCATGGAGGTACAGGCCAGTTCCAGCACCCGACTGGAATACGCATCGGGACGCTCCAGACTGTTATCTCTGCTGGCGATGGCTTTCAGTCAGATAAAGAAAAGTGTTGCGTGTATTTTCGCTATCGTCCGCAACCGGCATGTTGATGCCTTATACATACCCTACCCTGCAGTACCCATTCTCTTTTTCCTCAGCTTCATTCCACAAAAGTTACTGCCACAGAGAATCGTTGCCGATGTCTTCATTTCCCTGTACGACACTATCGTCGTTGACAGACAGCTGATAGCTATTGGAAGCATATTCGCCCGTTGCCTTCGTCAAGTTGAAAGGCGTGCACTGTCTACCGCAACCGTTGCACTGACCGACACACCCGAGAACTCCGATTACCTGGCAGTACTGCTAGGCCTTCCTGGATCGTTATTCCAGGATTTACCATTGTCCATCAATGAAGAGGTTTTCAGGCAAAACTCTATTCCAGACATTTCTCTGGCTTCGAACAATCTTCCCTTCAAAGTGCTGTTCGTGGGAACCCTTGTTCCCCTGCATCGAGTAGACCTGATTCTTGATGCGATCATGTTACTCAAACCGGAAACGAACATAGAGATAACATTCATCGGTGATGGACAACAATCGTATTTACTCGAATCGTTCCTGAATCAGGCCGCCTACGACACTTCAAAAATTACTGTGCTCTGGATAAGAGCATGGCAGAGCTCAAGTGATATTCAGCGTTATGTTCGAGAAACTCATCTCTGCCTGGGCATTATGGGTAATGAGGGAAAAAGTAGCCGCGTGTGGCCATTCAAGAACTATCTGTACATGGCTAGTGGTAAAGCCCTGATCACTGCTGAGACTCAGGTGTCAGCCCGACTGCGTGATCTGGTTGACTACCCCGTGTTTATTACGGTTGACACAACAGAGCCGGATAAACTCGCACAATGTCTTCTTGCCTGTGCCGACGATCCGGGCTTTCCAGGTGAGCTAGCGTCTAATGCCGCACAGTTTTTCAACAAAACACTGAGCCAACAGGCCACACACGACCGTCTGTTCAGAGTGGTTACAGGCACTTGATAACAATTAGCTTCGATTTGTCACTCGAATGACAAAAAGACTGTCACCTGTTGACAATAATGTCATCTAAAACTGCCAACTGATTCAAATCAGAACCAATTCACAAACAATACAACTCGTTGATATAGTTACATATAACAGAGGCCCCGGGAAATAGCTGCGGCTGGCATACACAATGCACTTAACCATTTGTCCTCAAGGACGATACATCGTTCGTAGGCTTGGCTTGACAGCGACCTACACCAAATACAATCTCTGGAGATAGACCACAAATGGTTAAGGTACAAAAAGGTTTTACACTGATCGAACTCATGATCGTTATTGCGATCATCGGCATTCTGGCAGCGGTTGCTGTGCCTCAGTATGGTCAGTACACAAAGCGCGCCAAATTCGTCGGTGAAGTTGTCAACCAGGCTGCCCCTTACAAAGCGGCTGTCAGCTTGTGTATTCAGGATCAGAACAGTACAACTGGCTGCATTGCTGGCGACCATAACATCCCACCCGCAAAGGGTGCTGAAGGTGCATTGACATCACTGGATGTCGGAGCTTTGGGCGTAATCACCGCTACAGGCAATACTGAAGTTGATGGCGACACTTATATCCTGACTCCGGGATATGTAGCTGCCAGCAACAAACTGACTTGGTCGGTAGGTGGTACTTGTCTGACTAACGGCCTTTGCCGCGAATAACGTTAGTGCCTGAATAACCTTCCACACCCTATGAAGGGCTCCCTTCTGGGAGCTCTTCATGCTTTGAGGAATTCAGATGCTGGAACGCTATACAACACACAAAGGCTTCACTCTCATCGAATTGATGATTGTAATCGCCATTATCGGCATTCTGGCAGCTGCCGCCGTTCCACAATACGCGGCATACACTAAAAAGGCGAAGTTCTCTGAAGTCGTTGTTCTGACAGCCGAATACAAGTCCTCTGTGCATCTATGCGTACAGGACCGGAACGAACTCGATCCCTGCGACAGTGGACAGAACGGGGTTCCTCCAGCGGTTTCCACGCCTCGAGGCTACCTCAAGTCACTGACCGTGGTGAATGGCACAATAACGTCTACAGCCACAGACCTGCTCGACGAGATGCAATACATCTTGACGGCGTCCTATACACCGTCCACGAACATTGTCAGATGGGCCGTCAGCGGTTCTTGTTTGTCCGCTAACCTTTGCAGCAAATAGGCTGTTTCGAACTGCTGAGGACAACACTCGGTAAATACCATTGAGAAAACTGTCGCGCTTAATCAGCTCGACGAAGTATTTGCCTTGTTCTCGCCTAGCCAGTTTATATACCAAGTAGCAACTGGCAATCCAAACTTCCCCTAAAGCGTCCCCTCATACTGCCGATTCATTATCAAGTGAACACTCCGTCTGCGCGCTTGCGCTGCAAATATTCAGGACAGCTCCATGACAACCAGCAGTACGTTGAACGGCATTGCCAGGCAACTCGTTAATCAGGGACTCGTTAACGAAGAAACTGCCATCAAGGCAATTGAGCACTGCAAGAAATCCAAAACGGCATTTCTAAGCAGCCTGGTGTTGAACGACTCGGTCAATTCGAAGGACATAGCCCACTATGTGGCCTCGGATTTTGGACTGCCGTTATTTGATTTGGCAACTCTGGCACCAGAGAGCATTCCCAAGGACTTGATCAAGGAAGAACTGATCAACTCACAGAATGCGGTGCCGATTGCGCAGCGAGGATCACGCCTCTTCATTGCCATCTCAGACCCAACAAACAACGAGCCGCTGGAAAAATACAAGTTTTCATCCGGTTTGAGTGTTGAAGCGGTGGTGGTGGACGAAACTGCCCTTGCAGAGCTTCGATCACGTGTACTGGATCAAAGCTCGGATCTGGATGAAGGTCTGGACGAGAGTTTCGACCTGGAAGTCGACAATGGTGACATGGGAGATCTGGATGCAGATGATTCCGGGATTGATGAGACACCGGTCGTACGCTTCGTCAACAAGGTGCTTCTGGATGCTATCAAGAAGGGCGCATCGGATATTCATATAGAGCCTTATGAGAAAATTTTTCGTATCCGCTTTCGCGTCGATGGTGTGCTCGAAGAAGTCGTACACCCGCCATTGGCTATGGCAGGTCGTCTGACCGCACGCATCAAGGTCATGTCACGGATGGATATCTCCGAGCGGCGTGTGCCACAAGATGGTCGCATCAAGCTGAAGATCTCCAAGACCAAGGCGATCGATTTTCGAGTCAATACCTGCCCTACTCTGTTCGGCGAAAAAACGGTATTGCGTATTCTCGATCCTAGTAGTGCGCAGCTAGGCATCGATGCACTGGGTTATGAGCCTGAACAGAAAAAGCTCTACATGGATGCGCTGGCCAATCCCTACGGCATGATTCTGGTAACCGGTCCTACCGGTAGTGGTAAAACGGTCTCTTTGTATACCGGGCTGAATATTCTTAATGAACCTGGCACCAACATCTCCACCGCGGAGGATCCAGCGGAGATCAACCTTGCTGGTATCAACCAGGTCAATGTCAATGTCAAAGCAGGCCTGACTTTCGCAGAAGCTCTGAAGTCCTTCCTGCGACAGGATCCGGACGTCATCATGGTTGGTGAGATTCGTGATCTGGAGACAGCAAGTATTGCGGTCAAAGCGGCGCAAACAGGTCATCTGGTCTTGTCCACACTACATACCAATGATGCGCCACAGACTCTGTCTCGCCTCATTAACATGGGCGTGCCGCCCTTCAATATTGCAACTGCAGTATCACTGATCATCGCCCAGCGTCTGGCACGTCGATTATGTGAGCACTGCAAGGTGCCAGATACGGATCTTCCTCGTGAGCTGCTTCTACAAGAAGGTTTCAAGGAAGAGACGGTCGACGAACTCAATATATTCAAGGCCGTTGGCTGCAAAAAATGCAATAACGGCTACAAGGGTCGAGTCGGTATTTACCAGGTCATGAAGATCAGTGAAGAGATCAGCAAGATCATCATGGCAGGCGGTAATGCAATCGATATCGCCTCACAAGCCAAGGCAGAAGAAATTCCCGACCTGCGTGAGTCAGCCCTGAAAAAGGTTGCTCAAGGCGTCATGAGTCTTGAAGAAGCCAACCGAGTGACAAAGGACTAGATCATGGCAAAGTCTGCAGCCAAAGCGGCCATCATGTTCGAATGGGAAGGTAAAAGCACCTCCGGACATAAACAGAAAGGTGTAATTTCCAGCCCGAATGCCGACTTGGTCAAGGCCAAGCTGCGCCGACAAGGCATTATTCCTTCAAAGATCAGAAAGAAACGCCGAGAGTTCGGTGGCAAACAAAAAATCGAGGCCAGTGACATTGCGCTGTTCGCTCGCCAGCTGACGACCATGATGGGCGCCGGTGTGCCCATGGTGCAGTCTTTCGAAATCGTTGCCAATGGCCTGGACAACAAGTCCATGCGCGATATGATCAACGGTATCAAGTCAGAGGTTGAATCGGGCAGTAATCTGACCAACGCCTTGCGCAAATATCCGGATCAATTCGATGAATTGTTCTGTAGCCTGACCGAAGCCGGTGAACAGTCAGGTACGCTGGAGACGCTGCTCGGCGAGATAGCCACGTACAAGGAAAAATCAGAGACTCTGAAAAAGAAGATCAAGAAAGCACTGTTCTATCCGGTTGCCGTTTTGATCATTGCCTTTATCGTAACCGCCATCCTACTGGTATTCGTTGTACCACAGTTCGAGGATCTGTTCGTCGGCATGGGGGGAGATCTTCCGGCCTTTACCAAAATGATTGTTACCGCCTCAGAATTCATGCAGAGCTGGTGGTACGTTCTGTTCGGTGGCGCAGGTGCCGCGGTCTGGTTCTTTGCTCAGGCAAAAAAGCGTTCCAAACCGTTTGCCGAAGCACTCGACAGGCTTGCACTCAAAGCCCCCGTCTTTGGCGACATTGTCGTCAAGGCCGCCACTGCACGATTCGCCAGAACCCTGGCCACCATGTCGAAAGCGGGTGTACCTCTGGTTGAAGCCATGGAATCTGTCGCAGGGGTTGCAGGTAACTCGGTATTCGAGAAAGCCATCCTCACCATGAAGGATGAGGCAGCGACCGGTCAACGCTTGACCACCTCGATCGAGAGTTCAGGTCTGTTCTCCAATATGGTGGTACAGATGGTCGCCATCGGTGAGGAGTCAGGTTCTATCGATGACATGCTGGCCAAGGTGGCAGACTACTATGAAGAAGAAGTCGACAATGCAGTCGACGCCATGACCTCTCTGATGGAACCCATGATCATGGCATTCCTGGGTGTTGTCATCGGTGGCCTGGTCGTCGGCATGTACCTGCCGATCTTCAAGATGGGTGATGCGTTCTAGATTCTCTGTATCACGCTTACGCATTGATAAGTCTTTTGCGTGATCGCTTCATTCCATCCATAATCTGACTATGACACTTCTAGATCTCCTCCAGCAAAGCCCGACGACCTTCTACGGGCTTGTTGCTTTAGTCAGCCTGTTAGTCGGCAGTTTCCTGAACGTCGTCATTCACCGGCTGCCCATCATGATGGAGCGTGCCTGGCGCGAAGGCTTGGAGGAGTTTGCCGAAACCGAAACTAGCGATGGCGATGGCGATGGCGATGGCGAGAGAGTTTCAGCTGAGCCATCAACAGCTCCGGAAAAACCTGAGAAATTCAATCTGGCTGTGCCGCGTTCGCGCTGCCCCTCCTGTAACAAGGAGATAACAGCCTGGCAGAACATACCAGTCCTCAGCTATCTGATGCTGGCCGGTACCTGCCCCAACTGCAAGACAGCCATCTCGAAACGATATCCCATCGTCGAGCTGGTTACGATGATCCTGTCTCTGATCGTGGCCTGGCAGCTAGGCCCCACCCCTCAAGCCTTTCTCGGCATTGTGGTGACCTGGTTCTTTGTCGCCATGACCATGATCGATGTCGATCATCAGCTACTGCCAGATTCGCTGACTCT is a window encoding:
- a CDS encoding glycosyltransferase — encoded protein: MSKTIEKRQILVAGTYTQSDAYPNVRYRIKALKQHPALEIMEVQASSSTRLEYASGRSRLLSLLAMAFSQIKKSVACIFAIVRNRHVDALYIPYPAVPILFFLSFIPQKLLPQRIVADVFISLYDTIVVDRQLIAIGSIFARCLRQVERRALSTATVALTDTPENSDYLAVLLGLPGSLFQDLPLSINEEVFRQNSIPDISLASNNLPFKVLFVGTLVPLHRVDLILDAIMLLKPETNIEITFIGDGQQSYLLESFLNQAAYDTSKITVLWIRAWQSSSDIQRYVRETHLCLGIMGNEGKSSRVWPFKNYLYMASGKALITAETQVSARLRDLVDYPVFITVDTTEPDKLAQCLLACADDPGFPGELASNAAQFFNKTLSQQATHDRLFRVVTGT
- a CDS encoding pilin — translated: MVKVQKGFTLIELMIVIAIIGILAAVAVPQYGQYTKRAKFVGEVVNQAAPYKAAVSLCIQDQNSTTGCIAGDHNIPPAKGAEGALTSLDVGALGVITATGNTEVDGDTYILTPGYVAASNKLTWSVGGTCLTNGLCRE
- a CDS encoding pilin, which translates into the protein MLERYTTHKGFTLIELMIVIAIIGILAAAAVPQYAAYTKKAKFSEVVVLTAEYKSSVHLCVQDRNELDPCDSGQNGVPPAVSTPRGYLKSLTVVNGTITSTATDLLDEMQYILTASYTPSTNIVRWAVSGSCLSANLCSK
- the pilB gene encoding type IV-A pilus assembly ATPase PilB, whose protein sequence is MTTSSTLNGIARQLVNQGLVNEETAIKAIEHCKKSKTAFLSSLVLNDSVNSKDIAHYVASDFGLPLFDLATLAPESIPKDLIKEELINSQNAVPIAQRGSRLFIAISDPTNNEPLEKYKFSSGLSVEAVVVDETALAELRSRVLDQSSDLDEGLDESFDLEVDNGDMGDLDADDSGIDETPVVRFVNKVLLDAIKKGASDIHIEPYEKIFRIRFRVDGVLEEVVHPPLAMAGRLTARIKVMSRMDISERRVPQDGRIKLKISKTKAIDFRVNTCPTLFGEKTVLRILDPSSAQLGIDALGYEPEQKKLYMDALANPYGMILVTGPTGSGKTVSLYTGLNILNEPGTNISTAEDPAEINLAGINQVNVNVKAGLTFAEALKSFLRQDPDVIMVGEIRDLETASIAVKAAQTGHLVLSTLHTNDAPQTLSRLINMGVPPFNIATAVSLIIAQRLARRLCEHCKVPDTDLPRELLLQEGFKEETVDELNIFKAVGCKKCNNGYKGRVGIYQVMKISEEISKIIMAGGNAIDIASQAKAEEIPDLRESALKKVAQGVMSLEEANRVTKD
- a CDS encoding methyltransferase domain-containing protein codes for the protein MKQHISAPAPRMLLRLIQLMATLEQQNLMHTSQARFCEIGPGLGDASSLALDCFDIQEAHLYEDAAAARSLLEKRFTDQERVLILDSFRAKPDYYNLVMCFEVIEHIEHDQTFIDSIFTSMQTDGHFLGSVPAYMSKWQDVDELAGHFRRYERQELQDKLEAAGFTDVHLYPYGFPLINLLYPLRKLYYSGLLRKRQQTDMATATAKSGISRGLAKSFNTSFVLCIVRFFSLFQSIPYLSRLGDGFVFTCRKP
- a CDS encoding type II secretion system F family protein yields the protein MAKSAAKAAIMFEWEGKSTSGHKQKGVISSPNADLVKAKLRRQGIIPSKIRKKRREFGGKQKIEASDIALFARQLTTMMGAGVPMVQSFEIVANGLDNKSMRDMINGIKSEVESGSNLTNALRKYPDQFDELFCSLTEAGEQSGTLETLLGEIATYKEKSETLKKKIKKALFYPVAVLIIAFIVTAILLVFVVPQFEDLFVGMGGDLPAFTKMIVTASEFMQSWWYVLFGGAGAAVWFFAQAKKRSKPFAEALDRLALKAPVFGDIVVKAATARFARTLATMSKAGVPLVEAMESVAGVAGNSVFEKAILTMKDEAATGQRLTTSIESSGLFSNMVVQMVAIGEESGSIDDMLAKVADYYEEEVDNAVDAMTSLMEPMIMAFLGVVIGGLVVGMYLPIFKMGDAF
- a CDS encoding prepilin peptidase; amino-acid sequence: MTLLDLLQQSPTTFYGLVALVSLLVGSFLNVVIHRLPIMMERAWREGLEEFAETETSDGDGDGDGERVSAEPSTAPEKPEKFNLAVPRSRCPSCNKEITAWQNIPVLSYLMLAGTCPNCKTAISKRYPIVELVTMILSLIVAWQLGPTPQAFLGIVVTWFFVAMTMIDVDHQLLPDSLTLPLMWIGLLVALIPVFTDLQSAVVGAAAGYMVLWLVYQLFKLITGKEGMGYGDFKLLAAIGALLGWQALPVVILLSSLVGAVVGIALIAVTGRDKNIPIPFGPYLAAAGWIAMLWGDDLSSWYYGFLS